The Microbacterium forte sequence AGAGCGTGCAGTCGTTCGGGCTGCTGTTCATGATGTTCAACACGAAGGCCGCGCCGTTCGACGACGTCCGGGTGCGCCAGGCCATGCATTACGCGCTCGACATGGACAAGATCATCGAGACGGGGATGCTCGGCAACGCCACCCCCGCCACGTCGTTCCTGCCCGAGACGTACCCGAACTACAACGAGGCCTCGACGGTCTACAGCTACGACCCCGAGAAGGCCGAAGAGCTGCTCGCCGAGGCGGGCGTCGACGACCTGTCGATCACGCTGCTCACCACCGACACCGGCTGGGTGAAGGAGGTCGCACCCCTGATCAAGGAGTCGCTCGACGCCATCGGAATCGACACGACGCTCGACATCGGGCAGTCCGCTTCCATGTACGAGAAGGTCGACTCCGGCGACTACACGGTCGCGATCGCTCCGGGAGACCCGTCGGTCTTCGGCGTCGACCCCGACCTGCTCATGAACTGGTGGTACGGCGAGAACGTCTGGACCCAGACCCGCACCAACTGGGCCGATTCGGCCGAGTACGCCGAGCTGCGCACGCTCCTCGACGACGCCGTGCAGCAGCAGGGCGACGAGCAGCAGGCCACGTGGGACAAGGCGTACGACCTGATCGCCGATGAGGCCGTGCTCTACCCGCTGTTCCACCGCAAGCTGCCCACCGCGTGGAGCAGCCAGGAGCTGATCGGCTTCGCTCCCGTCCCCACCACCGGCCTGTCGTTCCTCGACGTCGGCGTGGCGGCGAAGTAGTCCCGGTCTCCACGGCGGGGGTGCGCGCCCGAGCGCATCCCCGCCACACCTCCCCGAACCTGGAAGGAGCGGCACGTGTCCAACACGCTCCGCCTCATCGGACGACGGCTGCTGCAGCTGCCGTTCATGATCCTCGGCATCACGTTCCTCGTCTTCTTCGTGATGTCGTTCTCGCCCGTCGACCCGGCACGCACCGCGCTCGGCGAGACCGCATCCCCGGAGGCGCTGCAGGCGTACCGGGAGCAGTACGGCCTCGATCAGCCGCTGCTCGTGCGCTACTTCACCTTCCTGGTGGGGCTGCTGCAGGGCAACCTCGGCACCTACTCGGCGCGGAGCCTTCCGGTGATCGACGAGGTCGTCCGTGCGTTCCCCGTCACGCTGGCGCTGACCTTCCTCGGCCTCCTCATCGCCGTCATCGTCGCCTTCGTGATCGGCGTCCTCGCCGCCGTCTATCGTGACCGCTGGCCCGACCAGCTCATCCGCATCATCGGGGTGGCGTCGCTGTCGACGCCCTCGTTCTGGCTCGCGATCCTGCTCATCCAGCTCTTCACCCTCGGGTTGAACGTGCTGCCCGCGTCCGGTCCCCTGCCCGATCCGTGGGCCGACCCGACAGGGTGGCTCGCCCGCATGGCGCTGCCGGCCATCGCGCTCGCCGTTCCGGTGATCGGTCAGCTCTCCCGCGTCGTGCGCACCTCGATGGTCGAGGAGCTCGACCGGGACTACGTGCGCACGGCACTCGGCGCCGGCATCCCGCGGACCGTCGTCGTCGGTCGCAACGTGCTGCGCAACGCCCTGATCACGCCCGTGACCGTGCTCGGTCTGCGCATCGGCTACCTCATCGGCGGGGCGGTGGTGATCGAGATCATCTTCGCGATCCCCGGCATGGGCACCCTGATCCTCAACGGCGTGACCAACAACGAACCCAATCTCGTGCAGGGCGTGACTCTCGCAGTGTCACTGGCCTTCGTGGTGATCAACATCATCGTCGACCTCCTGTACGTGCTCATCAATCCCCGAATCCGGGCGGTGTGACATGCGACGCAAACTGACTGAACGACTCTCGCTCCCGGGACTCCGCCTCGGCGGCCTGTCCCTCGGCTCCCTGATCTGCATCGTGGTGCTCGCAGTGATCGCGTTGGCCGCGATCGCCGCACCCCTGATCGCGCCGTTCGACCCGCTGGCATCCGGTGCCCCGGTGCAGCCACCGAGCGCGGAGCACTGGTTCGGCACCGACCGCCAGGGCCGCGACATCTTCTCCCGACTGGTGTACGGCGCCCGGTACTCCCTGGTGATCGGGCTCGGCGCGACCCTGGTCGCACTCGCCGCGGCCTGCGTGTTCGGCACCATCGCCGCCACCGCCCCTCGGTGGATCTCCGAGACCCTCATGCGGGTGATGGACGTGGTGATGTCCTTCCCGGGCATCGCGCTCGCCGCGGTGTTCGTGGCGGTGTTCGGCAAGTCGCTGCCGGTGCTCGTGCTCACGATCGCCTTCCTCTATGTGCCGCAGCTCACCCGCATCATCCGCGCCAACATCCTCGATCAGTACGGCGAGGATTACGTCTCGGCCGTGCGCGTCATGGGCGCGGGCACTCCGAGGATCATCGCCAAGCACGTCGCCCGCAACGCGATGGCCCCGGTGCTCGTCTTCGCGACCGTGCTCGTCGCCGACGCGATCGTCTTCGAGGCGTCGCTGTCGTTCCTGCAGGCCGGCGTGCCCGACCCCGAGCCGTCGTGGGGCAACGTGATCGCCGCCGGTCGCAACCTGCTGATGAGCGGGGCGTGGTGGGCGACGTTCTTCCCCGGCATCCTCATCATGCTGACGGTGCTCTGCCTCAACATCCTCTCCGAGGGGATGACCGATGCGATGGTGTCGCCGCGGGCACGAAAGATCACCGCCGATGCCGCGAACACCGAGGAGTCGACGCACGAGCTCGAAGAGGCGGCCGCCGGCCACGACGACACGAATGTGATCGTCACGGTCGACACCGCCGTCAATCTCTCCGTTCCGAGCGGCGTGCCGGACGTGCTGGTGCCGGTGGCACCCGCGGTGCCTCTCTCCGAGCGGCTAGCCGTTCTGCGGCAGCGCGAGCTCTCCCGCACCGATCGGCTCGTCTACGCGGGCGACGAGACCCCGTTGCTCGATGTGCAGGACCTCTGCATCTCGTTCCCGCGGCACGGCGACGTCGACGTGGTCGACCATGTCAGCTTCACGGTGCGCCCCGGCGAGACCATGGCGCTGGTGGGCGAGTCGGGCTGCGGCAAGTCGATCACCTCGCTGGCCATCATGGGCCTGCTCGACCCGAAGGCCGACGTTCGAGGACGCATCCTCTTCGACGGCCAGGATCTGCTGCAGATGACCCCCAAGAGGCGCAACGCGCTGCGAGGGCATGACATCGCGATGATCTACCAGGATGCGCTGAGCTCGCTGAATCCGGCGATGCTCATTCGCTCGCAGATGAAGCAGCTCACCTCGAGGGGTGGCACCCGCACGGCCGAGGACCTGCTCGAGCTGGTGGGTCTCGACCCCGCGCGCACCCTCGCCTCGTATCCGCACGAGCTGTCGGGAGGTCAGCGGCAGCGCGTGCTGATCGCGATGGCGCTCACCCGCGACCCGCGCCTCGTGATCGCCGACGAGCCGACCACGGCTCTCGACGTCACGGTGCAGGCGCAGGTCGTCGAGCTGCTGATGCGGCTGCAGCGCGAGCTCGGCTTCGCTCTCGTCTTCGTCTCGCACGACCTCGCGCTCGTCGCAGAGCTCACCCACCGCATCACGGTGATGTACGCGGGGCAGGTCGTCGAGCAGGGCACGACCCGCGAGATCCTGACGCAGCCGGTGCATGAGTACACGCAGGGGCTGCTCGGCGCCGTGCTGTCGATCGAGGCGGGCTCCGACAGGCTCCACCAGGTCTCCGGCGTCGTCCCGTCGCCGCGTGACTTCCCCGCCGGCGACCGCTTCGCTCCTCGTTCGTCCGACCCGGCCCGCTACGCGGGGGTCGCGCCGGTGCGCCGGCGGATCGAGGGAACCGAGCACTACTACTCGGCGCATCCGGACGATGCGCCCATCGATGCGATCGGAGCAGGACGATGAGCGAGACCGTCATCGAGCTCGAGGACGTCCACGTCCGCTACAAGACGCGTGCGTCGTCGCTGTTCAGGCCGAAGTACGTCGACGCACTGGCCGGTGTCTCGCTCACCGTCAAA is a genomic window containing:
- a CDS encoding ABC transporter permease; its protein translation is MSNTLRLIGRRLLQLPFMILGITFLVFFVMSFSPVDPARTALGETASPEALQAYREQYGLDQPLLVRYFTFLVGLLQGNLGTYSARSLPVIDEVVRAFPVTLALTFLGLLIAVIVAFVIGVLAAVYRDRWPDQLIRIIGVASLSTPSFWLAILLIQLFTLGLNVLPASGPLPDPWADPTGWLARMALPAIALAVPVIGQLSRVVRTSMVEELDRDYVRTALGAGIPRTVVVGRNVLRNALITPVTVLGLRIGYLIGGAVVIEIIFAIPGMGTLILNGVTNNEPNLVQGVTLAVSLAFVVINIIVDLLYVLINPRIRAV
- a CDS encoding dipeptide/oligopeptide/nickel ABC transporter permease/ATP-binding protein, with protein sequence MRRKLTERLSLPGLRLGGLSLGSLICIVVLAVIALAAIAAPLIAPFDPLASGAPVQPPSAEHWFGTDRQGRDIFSRLVYGARYSLVIGLGATLVALAAACVFGTIAATAPRWISETLMRVMDVVMSFPGIALAAVFVAVFGKSLPVLVLTIAFLYVPQLTRIIRANILDQYGEDYVSAVRVMGAGTPRIIAKHVARNAMAPVLVFATVLVADAIVFEASLSFLQAGVPDPEPSWGNVIAAGRNLLMSGAWWATFFPGILIMLTVLCLNILSEGMTDAMVSPRARKITADAANTEESTHELEEAAAGHDDTNVIVTVDTAVNLSVPSGVPDVLVPVAPAVPLSERLAVLRQRELSRTDRLVYAGDETPLLDVQDLCISFPRHGDVDVVDHVSFTVRPGETMALVGESGCGKSITSLAIMGLLDPKADVRGRILFDGQDLLQMTPKRRNALRGHDIAMIYQDALSSLNPAMLIRSQMKQLTSRGGTRTAEDLLELVGLDPARTLASYPHELSGGQRQRVLIAMALTRDPRLVIADEPTTALDVTVQAQVVELLMRLQRELGFALVFVSHDLALVAELTHRITVMYAGQVVEQGTTREILTQPVHEYTQGLLGAVLSIEAGSDRLHQVSGVVPSPRDFPAGDRFAPRSSDPARYAGVAPVRRRIEGTEHYYSAHPDDAPIDAIGAGR